The genomic interval CCCCACCAGTCGCGGATCGGCCTTGAGGTAGTCGACGTAGTAGAACGGCACGAAGGTCGTGAAGCCGAGCTGGGTCCAGGAGCGGATCGTGACCACCAGGATCAGGAGCGCCATGGCCCGGGGCATGTGGACACCGCGCACCGGGGCGGCGTCCGGGGCCGCCGGCGAGGGCGCCGAGGGTGCCAACATCGGCAGCGCCGCCAGCAGCAGCGCCCCCACGAGCGCGGTGGGCGCCAGCATGCCGAGGCTGCCCGCCAGGCCGAGGCCCGTCACCAGCGTCGTGATCACCGGCGGACCCAGCGCGATGCCGACGTTGCCGCCGAGCGAGAACCAGGACAACGCCGTCGCTTTGCGATCCCCGGCGACGCTGGAGGCCGTCTTGTAGCCCTCGGGATGGTAGGCGGCGACGCCCAGCCCCATGACGGCGATGAGCAGGAGCAGCGTGCCGTAGCCCGGCGCCACGCCCGTGAGGCCGAGTCCCATCCCGGAGAGCAAGACCGCCAGCGGCAGCAGCCAGCGCCGCGCCACCCGGTCGGCGAAATAGCCGAAGAGCGGCTGGATGATCGAGGAGGTGACGTTCGCCGCCAGCACGATCGTCGCCGCCTCGGCGTACGAGAGGTGGTGCGCGGCCTTGAGGAACGGCAGCACCGCCGGCAGCGAGCCCTGGTTCACGTCGACGACGAGATGCCCGAGCGCCAGGAGGCCGATCAACTTCACGTTGGGCCGGACGCGCTCGGTGATCTCGGCGACGAATGCAGGCGCGGCGGTCCCGGTGTAGGCCGCCGGCTTCGAATCAGCCATGACCCCGCAATGGTACACTAACCGCGCGATGGAGACACCGGCACCGTTGAAAATCCTCGAGCTGGGGCACGTCTCGCTCTTCGTCCGCGACCTCCCGGCTGCGCGCCGGTTCTACCGCGACGTCCTGGGGCTCGCCGAAACGGGCACGGGCAAGGGCGGGCGCATCGCCTTCTTCTCGGCCGGGCGCCACCATCACGACGTCTCCTGCGAAGTGGCGCGCGCCGAGGGCCCCGGCCCGCAGCCCAAGGGCGTGCCCGGCCTCTATCACATCGCGTTCGAGGTCGGCGAATCGCTGGAGGACCTGGTCGCCGCCCGGCGCTGGGTGGAGAAGCACGGCCTGACGCCCTTCGGCGAGACTCCGAGCTCGCTCAGCATCCGCGATCCCGACGGTCACGAGATCGAGCTGTACGTCGATCTGCGCGAATCCGGCCGCACGCGCCAGATGGCGAACACGCCGGCGGCCAGCGAGGCCACCGCGAAGGCGAAGGCCCCCAGGTAGCTGCCGGTCACGTCGAAGATCTCCCCGCCGATCCACGGCCCCAGCGCCTCGCCGGGTCCGGCGGCGAGCGCCAGCCAGCCGAAGATCGCGCCGAACGAGGCGCCGGCGAAGACGTCGGCGGCGCGGGCCGAGGCCACGATGCCGCTCGAGCCCTGGGCCATGCCGTAGAAGACCACGTAGAGCGCGAGCCAGAG from Candidatus Methylomirabilota bacterium carries:
- a CDS encoding VOC family protein — its product is MKILELGHVSLFVRDLPAARRFYRDVLGLAETGTGKGGRIAFFSAGRHHHDVSCEVARAEGPGPQPKGVPGLYHIAFEVGESLEDLVAARRWVEKHGLTPFGETPSSLSIRDPDGHEIELYVDLRESGRTRQMANTPAASEATAKAKAPR
- a CDS encoding MFS transporter, yielding MADSKPAAYTGTAAPAFVAEITERVRPNVKLIGLLALGHLVVDVNQGSLPAVLPFLKAAHHLSYAEAATIVLAANVTSSIIQPLFGYFADRVARRWLLPLAVLLSGMGLGLTGVAPGYGTLLLLIAVMGLGVAAYHPEGYKTASSVAGDRKATALSWFSLGGNVGIALGPPVITTLVTGLGLAGSLGMLAPTALVGALLLAALPMLAPSAPSPAAPDAAPVRGVHMPRAMALLILVVTIRSWTQLGFTTFVPFYYVDYLKADPRLVGPLLFVFLGAGALGTVIAGPLADRWGARPFMSWVFLAAAPLGVLFLMARGALAFVALGLFGAVLVSSFTVAVVLGQAYLPRNAGMASGLIVGFALGAGGLGVTVLGWIADHYGLPAALWISALLPLAGFLVARFLPSPRDRQSLTR